From Butyricimonas paravirosa, one genomic window encodes:
- a CDS encoding FimB/Mfa2 family fimbrial subunit gives MNTTTIIRQIKEYMGAYGKAYTLLYLIGAVTILTSCVKDDLYDTPHPDRGAVVVTTDWSGKSTEADIPQAYTLRIGGREQNVSAATNVFDALLAPGGYGLTVYNSPEGISIDGNKATVNPVDLTGAIEPHPGYLFASHQDISVVADDTLHVTAPMRQYVRRLDIELTATEGDYSRVQSATATLSGVASAADMATGDRSAAAQVTNAFRQDGNKFTIFFRLLGIVPTETHTLTVDITFNNGDTQRVVSDLTEAIRDFNNGTKPVKLTGNLLLPVEAGVTGATITGWNEVESGNGDAN, from the coding sequence ATGAATACAACGACAATCATACGACAGATAAAGGAATATATGGGAGCATACGGAAAGGCTTATACCTTATTATATCTAATAGGTGCGGTGACCATACTGACCTCGTGCGTGAAGGACGACCTCTATGACACGCCGCACCCCGACCGTGGGGCGGTGGTCGTAACCACGGACTGGAGCGGAAAGAGCACCGAGGCGGACATACCGCAGGCATACACACTGCGCATCGGCGGGAGGGAACAGAACGTGAGCGCGGCGACCAACGTGTTCGACGCGCTGCTCGCGCCCGGTGGCTACGGCCTGACGGTGTACAACTCCCCGGAGGGGATTAGTATCGACGGAAACAAGGCAACGGTGAATCCGGTGGATCTGACGGGTGCAATAGAGCCGCACCCCGGCTACCTCTTCGCCTCGCACCAGGACATCAGCGTCGTGGCGGATGACACCCTGCACGTCACCGCCCCGATGAGACAATACGTGCGCAGGCTCGACATCGAACTGACCGCCACGGAAGGCGACTACAGCCGTGTACAGTCGGCTACGGCAACGCTCTCCGGCGTGGCTTCGGCAGCGGATATGGCAACAGGCGACCGGAGTGCAGCGGCACAAGTAACAAACGCTTTCAGGCAGGACGGCAACAAGTTCACAATCTTTTTCCGACTGCTCGGCATCGTCCCGACGGAAACGCATACGCTGACGGTGGACATCACTTTCAACAACGGTGACACGCAGCGGGTAGTGAGCGACCTTACCGAGGCCATAAGGGACTTCAATAACGGCACCAAACCGGTTAAACTCACGGGTAATCTGCTTTTGCCCGTAGAGGCCGGGGTAACGGGCGCAACCATCACGGGCTGGAACGAGGTAGAAAGCGGCAATGGGGATGCTAACTGA
- a CDS encoding fimbrillin family protein translates to MTMNMRFFIIAAAATLLAACTQENEVQNNPVEARITAGVSGPKTRAVDNGWNADRIGVMVVDAPGTTTTMGGKYKNVGYATTSTGTNADFTPMTAGGGIFFEDAFLEFTFAAYAPYASGANASTLPGTDGKITVNTSNQPTTTEQEKVDYIHATGAKADKDSPTVSFTDNTAAGGSDCSFKHKMARLILKVQVSNTDGFDDTAVLEFADYKLGGLVHEGTFDVKTGTAATTGSVVSDWMLRQCTGAPKTATDKCVATFDAATGVMTFTMILLPQTLANALVLEISPDDEEYQSYSNKDMIKPALEAGYSYTYTITVKKTGLTLSGSTIENWNDGGSHAGDAKM, encoded by the coding sequence ATGACAATGAACATGAGGTTTTTCATTATTGCAGCAGCAGCAACGCTATTGGCTGCGTGTACACAAGAGAACGAGGTACAGAACAATCCGGTGGAAGCACGAATCACGGCAGGCGTGAGCGGGCCGAAGACCCGTGCTGTGGACAACGGGTGGAACGCCGACCGAATCGGCGTGATGGTGGTGGATGCCCCTGGCACGACCACGACCATGGGCGGCAAGTACAAGAACGTGGGATACGCGACCACGAGTACCGGCACCAACGCGGACTTCACCCCGATGACGGCGGGTGGCGGCATCTTCTTCGAGGACGCTTTCCTCGAGTTTACTTTTGCCGCCTACGCGCCTTACGCATCGGGCGCAAACGCCTCCACCCTGCCTGGTACAGACGGGAAGATTACGGTAAATACAAGCAACCAGCCCACGACCACGGAACAGGAGAAGGTGGACTACATCCATGCCACGGGAGCCAAGGCCGATAAAGACAGCCCGACCGTCAGCTTCACGGACAACACCGCCGCGGGCGGCAGCGACTGCTCCTTCAAGCACAAGATGGCCCGTCTTATCCTCAAGGTGCAGGTGTCGAACACCGACGGTTTCGACGACACTGCCGTGCTGGAATTCGCCGACTACAAGCTGGGCGGCCTGGTTCACGAGGGAACGTTCGATGTGAAGACCGGTACCGCCGCGACCACGGGCAGCGTTGTGAGCGACTGGATGTTACGCCAGTGCACCGGTGCCCCGAAGACGGCCACGGACAAGTGCGTGGCAACCTTTGACGCCGCCACGGGCGTGATGACTTTCACCATGATCCTGCTCCCGCAGACACTCGCCAACGCTTTGGTGCTTGAGATATCTCCCGATGACGAGGAATACCAGAGCTACTCCAACAAGGACATGATCAAACCCGCGTTGGAGGCCGGTTATTCTTATACCTACACCATCACGGTGAAGAAGACGGGGCTGACCCTTAGCGGAAGCACCATCGAAAACTGGAACGACGGTGGTAGCCATGCGGGTGATGCAAAAATGTAG
- a CDS encoding helix-turn-helix domain-containing protein: MLQINSEMFAQIMERFDRIERALERMNKLKECLDGDTLLDNYDLCRLLGITKRTLARYRQKKLVTYYMIDGRTYYKASEVEAFLNQKGKSLPARFRHQPNV, translated from the coding sequence ATGTTACAGATAAACAGCGAGATGTTCGCCCAAATCATGGAACGGTTCGACAGGATAGAGCGGGCATTGGAGCGTATGAACAAGCTGAAGGAATGCCTGGACGGCGACACGCTCTTGGACAACTACGACCTGTGCCGGCTGCTCGGCATCACCAAACGCACGCTGGCGCGTTACCGCCAGAAGAAGCTCGTGACCTATTACATGATTGACGGGAGAACCTACTACAAGGCATCCGAAGTGGAGGCGTTCCTCAACCAAAAGGGCAAGTCATTGCCGGCGAGGTTCAGACATCAGCCAAATGTTTAA
- a CDS encoding fimbrillin family protein, whose product MKIIRNIARRPWPRIGDWLPVVMLICGVLASCSSEDESTAPLPDGKYPLQLTAEVAQPQTRAGGKDAWTGGEEIRVSLEGVFGNKTYVMDASGNASPKDADNAFYWKNTDEARVSAWTPDIESETDISDQSGGYAAFDVLYASAIGRYDQAINLRFIHRMAKIEVILKAGEGITEEELEGATVTIFGDPLTHSTAGLVSPGDQSDGEIKPYYDAATKKYEALVPPQDMTGKPLIRISIGSNDFTYTPETEAAGKFGFFGGKRYAYTITVKASGIEVTAAKGGTWNAGGSENVGVTITYDGTETEPKIGDYYYSDGTWSDGGLRKLYADGTMEWAETKPQPENGKNVIAIVFHAGHHENDASDYSATGIGQQKCHGYAVALQDATNGYCQWGVYGTKLGCCPTDGSGKKQNNYSAPDIDWSGYAWTQKIITAAGGKDKLHATEDSGYPATYYAVVDYAHKVPSPANSTGWFLPSIGQMWNVYQNRASLFEGKTVVSGLKSDWYWSSSEFYYVPADYALCVDVRNGDVSYDRKDRRDSYVRPVLAF is encoded by the coding sequence ATGAAAATAATAAGGAACATAGCGAGAAGGCCGTGGCCGCGCATCGGCGACTGGTTGCCGGTTGTGATGCTCATCTGTGGGGTGCTCGCTTCCTGTAGCAGTGAGGATGAAAGCACCGCGCCCCTGCCCGACGGCAAGTACCCGCTGCAACTGACGGCGGAGGTGGCGCAGCCGCAGACCCGCGCCGGAGGTAAGGACGCGTGGACGGGCGGCGAGGAGATTAGAGTGTCACTGGAAGGCGTGTTTGGTAACAAAACATACGTGATGGACGCATCGGGCAATGCAAGCCCGAAGGATGCCGATAATGCCTTCTATTGGAAGAACACCGATGAAGCCCGCGTCAGTGCATGGACCCCGGACATAGAATCGGAAACGGATATTTCCGACCAAAGTGGCGGGTACGCCGCTTTCGATGTCCTGTACGCCAGTGCCATAGGGCGTTATGACCAAGCCATAAATCTCCGTTTCATCCACCGCATGGCGAAAATCGAAGTAATTCTCAAAGCTGGCGAAGGCATTACGGAAGAGGAGTTGGAGGGTGCGACCGTCACCATTTTCGGAGACCCGCTAACGCACTCAACCGCCGGCTTGGTATCACCGGGTGACCAATCGGACGGCGAGATAAAGCCCTATTACGATGCCGCAACGAAGAAATACGAGGCGTTAGTGCCGCCGCAGGATATGACGGGCAAGCCGCTCATCCGAATCAGCATAGGCAGCAATGACTTTACCTACACTCCCGAAACAGAAGCTGCCGGCAAATTTGGGTTTTTCGGTGGCAAGCGGTATGCCTACACCATCACCGTGAAAGCCAGTGGCATAGAGGTGACCGCAGCCAAGGGCGGAACGTGGAACGCCGGCGGCAGCGAGAATGTGGGCGTGACCATCACCTATGACGGCACGGAAACAGAACCGAAAATCGGCGACTATTACTACTCCGACGGCACCTGGAGCGACGGTGGCCTGCGCAAGCTCTATGCCGACGGCACGATGGAGTGGGCAGAGACCAAGCCGCAGCCGGAGAACGGTAAGAACGTTATCGCCATCGTGTTCCATGCCGGTCATCACGAAAACGATGCCTCCGATTACTCCGCCACCGGTATCGGTCAGCAGAAGTGCCACGGCTATGCCGTTGCCTTGCAGGATGCCACAAACGGTTATTGTCAGTGGGGCGTTTACGGAACCAAGTTGGGTTGCTGCCCCACGGATGGAAGCGGAAAAAAACAGAACAATTACTCTGCACCTGACATCGACTGGAGCGGCTACGCCTGGACACAGAAAATCATCACCGCTGCCGGCGGCAAGGACAAGTTGCATGCCACCGAAGATTCCGGTTATCCTGCCACCTACTATGCCGTTGTGGATTATGCGCACAAAGTCCCGTCCCCTGCCAACAGCACCGGCTGGTTTTTGCCCTCCATCGGCCAGATGTGGAATGTTTATCAAAACCGCGCTTCTTTGTTTGAAGGCAAGACAGTGGTATCAGGCTTAAAGTCTGACTGGTACTGGTCCTCCTCGGAGTTCTACTACGTTCCGGCGGACTACGCTCTTTGTGTGGATGTGCGCAACGGCGACGTGAGCTACGACCGTAAGGACCGCAGGGATAGTTACGTGCGTCCGGTCTTGGCTTTCTGA
- a CDS encoding sigma-54-dependent transcriptional regulator — MKQKVLIVEDNISLSQRQKDWLEQAGYDVMTAMREPAARALIRKHRFDFILSDVRLPEGDGISLLEWLTKEKKDIPFIVTTEYGSIPDAVRAIKLGAKDYLPKPVHREHLLELAEEIFRPLATVRTKPKDLFRRTCPKILEVERYARIVAPSDMSVLILGANGTGKESVAQGIHANSGRDGKFVAVNCGALPRELAASLLFGHEKGAFTGADTAKNGYFDMAKGGTLFLDEIGTMPIDIQSMLLRVLQENTYTPIGSDRERMADVRIVAATNENLERAIKEGRFREDLYHRLAEMEIRMPSLAECADDILPLAEFFRERFSKELKKETKGFSKDAIYRLRSYRWPGNVRELQNRIKRAVLLTETPVLELPDLNADSQTDIRITEKTPDILPLKDENSEREAIANALQACNGHREQTARLLNVNSSTLYRKMKKYGIR; from the coding sequence ATGAAACAGAAGGTACTGATAGTTGAAGACAATATAAGTTTGTCACAACGCCAGAAAGACTGGCTTGAACAGGCGGGGTACGATGTAATGACCGCCATGCGTGAACCGGCCGCACGTGCATTGATACGCAAGCATCGGTTCGACTTCATATTGTCCGATGTGCGCTTGCCTGAAGGTGACGGAATATCGCTTTTAGAGTGGCTCACAAAAGAGAAGAAAGACATTCCATTCATAGTGACAACGGAATACGGGTCTATACCGGATGCGGTACGCGCCATCAAGTTGGGGGCAAAAGACTATCTGCCCAAGCCGGTACACCGGGAACACCTGCTTGAACTGGCGGAAGAGATATTCCGTCCGCTCGCGACTGTCCGCACGAAACCGAAAGACCTGTTCAGACGTACCTGCCCTAAAATACTTGAGGTGGAGAGATACGCGAGGATAGTAGCCCCGTCGGATATGTCGGTGCTGATACTCGGTGCCAACGGTACCGGCAAGGAGTCCGTGGCACAGGGCATTCACGCGAACAGCGGACGTGACGGCAAGTTTGTAGCGGTCAATTGCGGAGCGTTGCCACGCGAACTTGCGGCATCCCTCCTGTTCGGACACGAGAAAGGCGCCTTCACCGGTGCGGATACGGCAAAGAACGGATATTTCGACATGGCAAAAGGCGGTACGCTCTTCCTGGATGAAATCGGCACGATGCCTATTGACATACAGTCCATGCTCCTTAGAGTGTTGCAGGAGAATACCTATACCCCTATCGGCAGCGACAGGGAGCGGATGGCAGACGTGCGGATTGTGGCGGCAACGAATGAAAATCTGGAACGGGCCATCAAGGAAGGACGATTCCGGGAAGACCTGTACCACCGTCTGGCAGAGATGGAAATCAGGATGCCATCTTTGGCCGAGTGTGCTGATGACATTTTGCCTTTGGCGGAATTTTTCCGTGAACGGTTTTCCAAAGAACTTAAGAAAGAGACAAAAGGCTTTTCAAAAGATGCCATATACCGACTTCGTTCTTATCGTTGGCCGGGCAATGTCAGGGAATTGCAGAACCGGATCAAACGGGCGGTGTTGCTTACGGAAACCCCTGTATTGGAGTTGCCGGACTTGAACGCAGACAGTCAGACTGATATTCGGATTACGGAGAAAACTCCGGACATATTGCCTTTGAAAGACGAAAACAGCGAGAGGGAAGCCATTGCAAATGCCCTTCAAGCGTGCAACGGGCATCGTGAACAGACCGCACGATTGTTGAATGTAAACTCTTCAACACTGTACCGGAAGATGAAGAAATACGGGATAAGATAA
- a CDS encoding reverse transcriptase domain-containing protein, translating to MELQQSLFTDEELGGIPLEDVFEAYFECRKKKRNTCNALAFESDYERRCVELWREINAGTYRPSRSIAFIINKPVKREIFAADFRDRVVHHLIAHRLVPLLEEKFIDDSYSTRKGKGTLYGIERVEEHIRLCSENYTRDCYILKIDIRSFFMKISKRRLYDLTEELLHERYGGNDLAILLYLLRETIFNRPEKNCIRKTPPQSWRGLPKDKSLFHSDGSCGLPIGNLTSQLLALNFLDGLDHLISEEWGVKHYGRYVDDMVLVHPSKEHLIEVKAKIAGWLSEHGLSLHPRKIYLQHYTKGVLFIGGMILPGRKYLSNRTVGFCYDAIDRLNRLAAGSPDYVKTHGEEFVSTINSYLGMMRHFSSYNLRCKVMSRIGKEWWQVIYFAGHLEKVVLKKRYRQIECKKEEICNEIKELRRTV from the coding sequence ATGGAGTTGCAACAAAGTCTTTTTACAGATGAGGAACTCGGAGGCATTCCGTTGGAGGATGTCTTCGAGGCGTATTTCGAGTGCCGTAAAAAGAAACGCAATACCTGCAATGCCCTTGCCTTCGAGAGCGATTACGAACGCAGGTGTGTGGAACTGTGGCGGGAAATCAATGCCGGCACATACCGCCCTTCGCGTTCCATCGCTTTCATTATCAACAAACCCGTGAAACGGGAGATTTTCGCCGCCGACTTCCGCGACCGTGTTGTACACCACCTCATAGCCCACAGGCTCGTTCCGCTTTTGGAAGAGAAGTTCATCGATGACAGTTACAGTACCCGCAAGGGAAAGGGTACGCTCTACGGCATAGAACGGGTGGAAGAACATATCCGGCTCTGCTCCGAGAACTACACGCGGGATTGCTATATCCTGAAAATAGACATCCGTTCGTTCTTCATGAAAATATCGAAGAGGCGGCTGTATGACCTGACCGAAGAACTCTTGCACGAACGCTACGGGGGAAACGACCTGGCGATACTGCTCTATCTGCTCCGTGAGACGATATTCAACCGTCCGGAAAAGAACTGCATCCGCAAGACGCCTCCCCAAAGCTGGCGCGGACTGCCCAAAGACAAGAGCCTGTTCCATTCCGACGGCTCGTGCGGACTGCCTATCGGCAACCTGACAAGCCAGTTGCTCGCCCTTAACTTCCTGGACGGACTGGACCATCTCATCAGCGAAGAATGGGGCGTGAAGCACTACGGCAGGTATGTGGACGACATGGTGCTTGTCCATCCCTCGAAAGAGCACCTGATAGAGGTGAAAGCGAAAATTGCCGGCTGGCTCTCCGAACACGGGCTGTCGCTGCACCCGCGCAAGATCTATCTGCAACATTACACGAAAGGTGTCCTGTTTATCGGAGGGATGATACTTCCGGGGCGGAAATACCTGAGCAACCGCACAGTCGGCTTCTGCTACGATGCCATCGACCGCCTGAACCGCTTGGCGGCAGGCTCGCCCGATTACGTGAAAACCCACGGGGAGGAGTTTGTCAGTACGATAAACTCCTATTTGGGAATGATGCGGCATTTTTCCTCCTACAACCTGCGGTGCAAGGTCATGAGCCGTATCGGTAAGGAATGGTGGCAGGTCATCTATTTTGCCGGACACTTGGAGAAAGTCGTGTTGAAAAAACGGTACAGACAGATTGAATGCAAAAAAGAGGAGATTTGTAATGAAATCAAAGAACTGAGGAGGACTGTATGA
- a CDS encoding hybrid sensor histidine kinase/response regulator, translating to MNRNIPLQAKILFGYMMLMAVIISMAAILFHEHARLRKIEADTYEIRQARRDISEIHRNITVLASLGESVIAWEDEDYHAYQTRRLRVDSLLQMLQTNHSYIFGLSQIDTLQQLLADKETHLHQIMQVFHRQDKADSLLVNHLPEAARQATQTRTVVQKKKGIAGWFGGKETVQVPASSDKLRSLNEQLIALQAERIRNMENYTDSLRIRNRELNRKLFALLGNISDHAQAAFRDREEQIAQAHQRSTSIITGLIIAAILLLVFSYLIIQKHLKRDSLLRKKMEGVIDRNNELLETRKNVILTISHDIRGPLNIIYGYVELAKDTRDRKRRNHHLENIETECKHILHLLNNLLDVYRLNESKETCNNVPFNLNDLLERIVTGFSHIANNKGIIFHHDSQNTDVVLCGDMDRISQIIDNLLTNAVKFTNAGMIQFNVRYENGMLYIEIKDTGIGMDQDTVSRIFRPFERLSSEANAEGFGLGLPITKGLVKLLGGSIDVESKIGHGSTFRVSLPLAVSNEKINSEASAVPQDRLPLPQRVLVIDNDTLQLEIAKEMLERNGVSCTTCSNAKELVNEMRRQDYDLLLSDIQMPETNGFEILALLRKSSIGNSHTIPIVAMTARGEGEKEAFIKGGFTDSIHKPFSMRELLDMVSSVVSRDVEESHTPDFATFTADVLDKRELLRTFIIQSEQNMADLQSAIKTGDIEKLHDIAHEIKPSLELLRADAPLVKLRTTLNDSACDMNTVNEQVKLLIGHISGLITEAEKEIKKMSDETEGTDS from the coding sequence ATGAACAGAAACATACCCCTGCAAGCTAAAATCCTCTTCGGCTATATGATGTTAATGGCGGTCATCATCAGCATGGCCGCTATTCTTTTCCATGAACACGCACGCCTTCGGAAAATCGAGGCCGACACCTACGAAATCAGACAGGCACGCCGTGACATATCCGAGATACACCGCAACATCACGGTACTCGCCTCATTGGGCGAGAGCGTCATCGCTTGGGAGGATGAGGACTACCATGCCTACCAAACGAGACGGCTGAGGGTGGACAGCCTGCTGCAAATGCTGCAAACGAACCATAGCTACATATTCGGTCTGTCGCAGATAGATACCCTGCAACAGTTGTTGGCGGACAAGGAGACACACCTGCACCAAATCATGCAGGTGTTCCACCGGCAGGACAAAGCCGACAGCCTGCTGGTGAACCATCTGCCAGAAGCTGCAAGGCAAGCGACACAGACCCGTACCGTCGTGCAGAAGAAGAAAGGCATAGCCGGATGGTTCGGCGGCAAGGAAACGGTGCAAGTGCCCGCCTCGTCCGACAAGCTCCGCTCGCTGAACGAACAGCTTATCGCCCTGCAAGCGGAGCGGATACGCAACATGGAGAATTACACCGACAGCCTGCGCATCCGCAACAGGGAACTGAACCGCAAACTGTTCGCCCTGCTCGGTAACATCAGCGACCATGCACAAGCCGCCTTCCGGGACAGGGAAGAGCAGATAGCCCAAGCGCACCAACGCTCCACCTCCATCATCACCGGGCTGATCATCGCCGCCATCCTCCTGCTGGTGTTCTCGTACCTGATTATCCAGAAACATCTGAAACGGGATTCGCTGCTCAGGAAAAAGATGGAGGGTGTCATTGACCGGAATAATGAACTGCTGGAAACGCGTAAAAACGTCATACTTACTATCTCGCATGACATACGCGGCCCCCTGAACATCATTTACGGATATGTCGAACTGGCAAAAGATACCCGGGACAGGAAACGCAGGAATCACCATTTGGAAAATATCGAAACGGAGTGCAAACATATCCTGCACCTGCTGAACAATCTGCTGGACGTGTACCGCCTGAACGAGTCCAAGGAAACCTGCAACAATGTACCGTTCAACCTTAATGATCTGTTGGAACGTATTGTGACCGGATTTTCACATATTGCCAATAATAAGGGAATCATATTCCACCATGATTCCCAAAATACGGATGTCGTACTGTGCGGTGACATGGATCGTATCTCTCAAATTATAGACAATCTACTGACGAATGCTGTGAAGTTTACAAACGCCGGTATGATACAGTTCAATGTCCGATATGAAAATGGAATGCTTTATATAGAAATAAAGGATACGGGAATCGGTATGGATCAAGACACCGTTTCGCGTATCTTCCGTCCGTTTGAACGCCTGTCGTCTGAGGCGAATGCCGAAGGTTTCGGGTTGGGCTTGCCCATCACAAAAGGATTGGTCAAACTTTTAGGAGGCAGCATTGATGTGGAAAGTAAAATCGGGCATGGCAGCACATTTCGTGTATCCCTGCCGTTAGCGGTTTCCAATGAGAAAATCAATAGTGAAGCGTCGGCAGTTCCGCAAGACCGTCTGCCATTGCCACAGCGCGTACTTGTTATAGACAATGACACATTACAACTGGAAATAGCCAAGGAAATGCTTGAACGCAACGGAGTATCGTGTACCACCTGTTCCAATGCCAAAGAACTGGTCAATGAGATGCGCAGGCAGGATTACGACTTGCTGCTAAGCGACATACAGATGCCGGAAACCAACGGTTTTGAAATTCTGGCATTGCTTCGCAAATCCAGCATCGGAAATTCACACACAATTCCGATAGTAGCCATGACTGCACGAGGAGAAGGAGAAAAAGAGGCATTCATAAAGGGCGGATTCACGGACTCCATCCACAAGCCGTTTTCCATGAGAGAACTGTTGGATATGGTCTCTTCTGTGGTGTCACGCGATGTGGAAGAGTCACATACACCGGATTTTGCCACGTTCACGGCAGATGTGCTTGATAAAAGAGAACTGCTAAGAACTTTCATTATCCAGTCCGAACAAAATATGGCAGACTTGCAATCGGCAATAAAGACAGGGGACATTGAAAAGCTCCATGACATAGCCCACGAGATAAAGCCCTCGTTGGAGTTGTTACGGGCCGATGCTCCACTGGTAAAACTCCGCACCACGTTAAACGATTCTGCATGCGATATGAATACCGTCAATGAACAGGTGAAGCTGCTGATAGGACACATCTCCGGACTTATAACAGAAGCTGAAAAGGAAATAAAGAAAATGAGCGATGAAACAGAAGGTACTGATAGTTGA
- a CDS encoding fimbrillin family protein, with the protein MKRNILHTLWAAALLLTGCTQEELPLPGADNAAPLAITITDGGYAPAASDGGMQKTLTRATENGYRTEFTAGDECGLYIVRGEAVVYENVKLTATAGPDGNLAWQPEAGVTLAGGLAGEQYFLYYPYQADMTGKVKVTDDADFFAPLINDWQPASDQSDYTAGYTASDLMTASGNADKANGKVLLSFAMTHRMTLAVIEMPKTVYKFTDTSIPDYTVPTAADFTNSSVKPCRMADGSYRCIVNPAQTAPTLTGSFDGGKKEFTLTPNGIATGNYKTYKVDGAQAMEKNYNLQMGDYLCKNSDGNWYIIPGEEMPNEECIAIVFHAGHHENDASDYSATGIGQQKCHGYAVALQDATNGYCQWGVYGTELGCCPTDGSGKKQNNYSAPDIDWSGYAWTQKIITAAGGKDKLNATEDSGYPATYYAVVDYASKVPSPANSTGWFLPSIGQMWNVYQNRTSLFDGKTGVSVLQRDWYWSSSESYFFPASNALYVNVSSGDVDDYPKDNRSSYVRPVLAF; encoded by the coding sequence ATGAAACGAAATATCCTACATACCCTTTGGGCGGCGGCACTGCTGCTGACCGGCTGCACGCAGGAGGAGCTTCCCCTGCCCGGTGCTGACAATGCCGCACCGCTCGCCATCACCATCACCGACGGCGGCTATGCTCCGGCGGCTTCCGACGGCGGAATGCAGAAAACCCTTACCCGCGCCACGGAGAATGGCTACCGCACCGAGTTCACGGCCGGCGACGAGTGCGGACTCTACATCGTGCGCGGCGAAGCGGTAGTATATGAAAATGTAAAGCTCACAGCCACCGCAGGCCCGGACGGCAACTTGGCATGGCAGCCCGAAGCGGGCGTTACTCTCGCCGGAGGACTCGCTGGCGAGCAGTATTTCCTCTACTATCCCTACCAGGCGGACATGACGGGCAAGGTAAAAGTCACGGACGATGCCGACTTCTTCGCCCCGCTCATCAATGACTGGCAGCCGGCTTCCGACCAAAGCGACTACACCGCAGGCTACACCGCCTCCGACCTCATGACCGCCAGTGGCAATGCTGACAAAGCCAATGGCAAGGTCTTGCTCTCCTTCGCCATGACCCACCGCATGACGCTCGCCGTCATCGAAATGCCCAAGACGGTGTACAAGTTCACCGACACGAGCATCCCCGACTACACCGTGCCGACCGCCGCCGACTTCACCAACAGCAGCGTCAAGCCCTGCCGTATGGCGGACGGCTCGTACCGCTGCATCGTGAATCCCGCACAGACTGCCCCGACCCTCACCGGCAGCTTCGACGGCGGCAAGAAAGAGTTTACCCTCACCCCGAACGGCATTGCCACAGGCAACTACAAGACCTATAAGGTGGACGGTGCGCAGGCTATGGAAAAGAATTATAACTTGCAGATGGGCGACTACCTGTGCAAGAATTCCGATGGTAATTGGTATATTATCCCCGGTGAGGAAATGCCGAATGAGGAGTGCATCGCCATCGTGTTCCATGCCGGTCATCACGAAAACGATGCCTCCGATTACTCCGCCACCGGTATCGGTCAGCAGAAGTGCCACGGCTATGCCGTTGCCTTGCAGGATGCCACAAACGGTTATTGTCAGTGGGGCGTTTACGGAACCGAGTTGGGTTGCTGCCCCACGGATGGAAGCGGAAAAAAACAGAACAATTACTCTGCACCTGACATCGACTGGAGCGGCTACGCCTGGACACAGAAAATCATCACCGCTGCCGGCGGCAAGGACAAGTTGAATGCCACCGAAGATTCCGGTTATCCTGCCACCTACTATGCCGTTGTGGATTATGCGAGCAAAGTCCCGTCCCCTGCCAACAGCACCGGCTGGTTTTTGCCCTCCATCGGCCAGATGTGGAATGTTTATCAAAACCGTACTTCTTTGTTTGACGGCAAGACAGGAGTATCAGTCTTACAGAGGGATTGGTACTGGTCCTCTTCTGAGAGCTACTTCTTTCCGGCGAGCAACGCTCTTTATGTGAATGTGAGCAGCGGCGACGTGGACGACTACCCTAAGGACAACAGGAGTAGTTACGTGCGTCCGGTCTTGGCTTTCTGA
- a CDS encoding four helix bundle protein, with amino-acid sequence MLTQDFPRFFRYSMGSRMVDLTLDMLSLIYKANSSYEKVGVLTEFLDRYRMLQMLFRVCVEQKVITERKYASFGLLLEKIGKQATSWKQYNERGMKKQEDKRQ; translated from the coding sequence GTGCTTACGCAGGATTTTCCCCGCTTCTTCCGGTACAGTATGGGCAGCCGTATGGTGGATTTGACTTTGGATATGCTGTCTCTGATTTACAAGGCGAACAGCAGCTATGAAAAAGTGGGCGTATTGACCGAATTTCTCGACCGTTACCGCATGTTGCAGATGCTTTTCCGCGTATGTGTGGAGCAGAAGGTCATTACCGAGCGCAAATACGCCTCGTTCGGGTTGCTGTTGGAGAAGATAGGCAAGCAGGCTACGAGCTGGAAACAATATAATGAACGCGGGATGAAGAAACAGGAAGATAAAAGGCAATGA